TGTTGTTTTGCCGGAGCCGGCATTTGCGGTTAATGAAATATGCTTATCAAACTTTAAAGCTTCTTTTTGAAATTGTGTAAGCTGTGTCATTACTTAAGAAAGTTTATTTGAAATGTTGCACCATCATTTGAAGTTTTAATCAACTTAATATCAGCATTTGTGCTGTTCAAATATCTTTTAGCCAAACTTAATCCTAAACCCATTCCATCATTTTTTGTTGTGAAATTCATATCAAATATTCTTTCAATATTTTCATTATTTATTCCGTTTCCGTTATCAGAAATTTTCAACAAATACTCTTTTTCATTTTCAGATATTTCAAAAACTATTTTACTTGAATTTGCTTGAATAGAATTTCGAATTAGATTAATAATTGTTCTTCTAAGCTGCTGAGAATCGCCATTTAAATTTATTTTTTCTAAATTCGAAATAAATTCGGTTTTAATATTTTCTCCCGAAAATAAATTTATCGATTGCTTAACAATTTCAATCAAGTCAATTTCTTCTAATTTTAACTTCGGCATTCTTGCAAAATTGGAAAATTCATTTGCAATATTTTTTAAAGTTTCTATCTGATTTAAAATTGTTGATGTAACTTTTTTGAAGAACATATCAAACTTATCCGATTTGTCTTCATAAGTTGTAATAAGTTGTTGAAGGCTTAATTTCATTGGCGTTAACGGATTTTTAATTTCATGCGCAACTTGTTTTGCCATTTCTTTCCAAGCTTCTTCTCTTTCAATTTCCGCAAGCATTGCTTGATTTTCTTTTATTTCTTTCACCATATATTGAAATCCCGAAACCAATTCTTTTATTTCACCTTTTGCATTGGTTTTTATATCCAGACTCAAATCACCAGCTGCAATTGATTTTGTTGCAAGAGTTAGTTTTCTTATTGGAGATGAAATTTGATTTGCCATTAATGCACTAAAAAGAATTATAAATATTGCGGCAAGTGAATATGATCCGAATAAAAATACATCAACCTCGGAACCACTTAATGGAAGTAATATTTTATTAAATCCTTCAGAAACTTTAAGAATTAATTTTGCATCGCCTATATTTGCTTTGTAATAAAATGATTTATAATTATAGTTATCAATAAGTTCATCAATTAATATTTCTTGCTCACCATCAATAACTAAATTTTTATAAACTTCCGGATTTAATAATTTTGGAATAAGACCAACATCGTAAATTAAATCATCCGTGCTGTATTCAAGCTGATTATGCAAATATGCTGAATAATTAATATTCAAATCATTTGAAGCATTTATGAAATTAATATTACCGTTTTCTAAATGATTATTTAGATAAGACTCAATAGAGAAAGCACGTTTACCAAGTTTGTAATAAGTCGATTCTTCATTTTTATCTTCTGTAATTCCACGAAAATAAAATGCAATTAGAATTAATGGAATTAATGAAATAATTAAAAACGCAGAAAGCAGTTTTGCTCTTAAGTCAAACTGATAGACTTTATATTTTTCATAATACACTATTATGTAAATTAAAATTGCAAAAATTAATATTACTGCATGAGTGAAAAAAACCTTGAAGAAATCAAACAATCCTATTGAAAGTTCCTTGTTTTTTAATGCAATTGAAACGAGTCTTTCAATTCCATTTAGTTTAACTTTTTTAAGATAAATAATAAATTCAGATTCATTAAATTGACTTTCAAGCCAAGCATCATTTTTTTCTGTTAATTCTGTATTTAATATTACTTCATTAATTTCATCGGATGGATTTATATCTCCGTAAACTAATTTTAATTCTTTGTTCCGATAATCCAAAATTGAAAGTTTATCAAGTTTTAAAATAGCTTTTTCATTTAATTTTCCAGTCGAAATAAATTCTGGGTGTGATGTAAACCCGAATTCATTTAAATCAGATAAAATTGAAACATCCAAATATCCAATAAATGCATATTCATCTTTAAGTGGAAAAATTCCTCTAATTATTTTTTGAGATTCACCTTCTAATTTTTCTTCAAAAATTTTTATTTCTTCAATTACAGAATTTGTGTCAATAATATTTTTAATTGTAAACTGCGGATATGCTGAACCAAACCCCCCAAGAAGATTCCCTTTTAAATCTAAAAAGTTCACAGAAGAATTTACAGATTCCTTTTGCAGATTGCTTTTGCTCCAAATCATAAATGCATATGAATTGAAATTTGCATGAGGATTTTGAAATGCTTCAGTTGCTATTTTTCTGCTGAAATCATCAAGCAAAGTTTCAAATATAATTGATTTGAAAAATTCATCGTTTTCTCTGGTTATAACATTAGCAGTTGTTTTTAAAGATTCCTTTTCAAGTTCTGTATTGTAAAATAGCAATGTCAGTATTGCCGTAAATGACGATATAAAATAAATTACCAAAACTCTTGTAGTAAATTTTATATCATATTTTGTAATTAGATAAACCAAAATAGAAACTAAAATTACATGTGTAATTTTTATGAAAATTGTGCTTTGTGGATTTTTTTGAGTGAATTGAAAAATTAATATTGCTAAAATAAAAACTATTGAAAGTGATATAAAAAATAATTCATATTTTATTTTAAATGATTTTTTAAAACACTTTGTTAGCAAAATAAATAATGATGAAGAACCTAAAATTGAAATTATTCCCATCACTAAAACGTTTATGTGCATTAGGATTGTTGGAAAATCTATGTAAAGCGATGGATTCTGAAAATATCTTATCGAAGTATCAAAAACAAAACTTCTTATTACAGCACTAAATCCTCTTTGTGAAATAACATAAATTATAATTACTAAAATTAGTAATATGAAAAAAATAGTTTTGCTAGAGATATTAGCATTTCCCGATTTATAAAAATTTATCGAATATCTAAAAGCATTTATAAAA
The nucleotide sequence above comes from Ignavibacteriota bacterium. Encoded proteins:
- a CDS encoding HAMP domain-containing protein: MKFTSLLKRNKTLTILLIVILFIIISGVVGNKIINNEVENWAETIEDKTNFIEKFTYEYLTKLQTDLISEKDLIKNQLKKISVLNFSEIDKKIQQKYNTENIFAVLDSNKIIFWNKNFNQQIIRNDSLSFKFGETYFLKSGIDTYLLVRDTIHSNNSNQYLLFGKIIEKQYELNPAYFNKISLTNELQNKFGVEFSINYSKQNVKNRDGRKHSFELKNNFDKKIATIIFIKQTRENSVQSLNDNIFIVQSLLALFGYLILGVVLYQKIHAKENYLVKFFLYAIYLIILRYLLVFIKIPQNISSEGIFDPNIYFSYFAFGITNSPIELLITLVVVCIIFINAFRYSINFYKSGNANISSKTIFFILLILVIIIYVISQRGFSAVIRSFVFDTSIRYFQNPSLYIDFPTILMHINVLVMGIISILGSSSLFILLTKCFKKSFKIKYELFFISLSIVFILAILIFQFTQKNPQSTIFIKITHVILVSILVYLITKYDIKFTTRVLVIYFISSFTAILTLLFYNTELEKESLKTTANVITRENDEFFKSIIFETLLDDFSRKIATEAFQNPHANFNSYAFMIWSKSNLQKESVNSSVNFLDLKGNLLGGFGSAYPQFTIKNIIDTNSVIEEIKIFEEKLEGESQKIIRGIFPLKDEYAFIGYLDVSILSDLNEFGFTSHPEFISTGKLNEKAILKLDKLSILDYRNKELKLVYGDINPSDEINEVILNTELTEKNDAWLESQFNESEFIIYLKKVKLNGIERLVSIALKNKELSIGLFDFFKVFFTHAVILIFAILIYIIVYYEKYKVYQFDLRAKLLSAFLIISLIPLILIAFYFRGITEDKNEESTYYKLGKRAFSIESYLNNHLENGNINFINASNDLNINYSAYLHNQLEYSTDDLIYDVGLIPKLLNPEVYKNLVIDGEQEILIDELIDNYNYKSFYYKANIGDAKLILKVSEGFNKILLPLSGSEVDVFLFGSYSLAAIFIILFSALMANQISSPIRKLTLATKSIAAGDLSLDIKTNAKGEIKELVSGFQYMVKEIKENQAMLAEIEREEAWKEMAKQVAHEIKNPLTPMKLSLQQLITTYEDKSDKFDMFFKKVTSTILNQIETLKNIANEFSNFARMPKLKLEEIDLIEIVKQSINLFSGENIKTEFISNLEKINLNGDSQQLRRTIINLIRNSIQANSSKIVFEISENEKEYLLKISDNGNGINNENIERIFDMNFTTKNDGMGLGLSLAKRYLNSTNADIKLIKTSNDGATFQINFLK